The DNA segment GAAGAGATGAACATTCGGGAAAAAACCGGCTATGTCAATGGGACGGATATTACTCCGGTACCATCGGTGATATCGCTAAATAATATGATCGCATCGATGGCTGTCCAGGAATTTGTGGATATGGTCACAGGCAATGGCTCGCGCCCAAAAGAGTATAACTACATTAAGTATGACTCTGTGGAGCCTGTTCTGGAGAGGATGATATTTGAAAAGGACCCCTCATGCCCGATGTGCGGGAATGGAGGGATACTTGGAGCAGGGGACATTAAGAAGCAATCAAGGCCGCGAATAAAGAACATTGCAGGTAGCGGGTAACAAAATGCACTTTTCCAGCCCTGACATCATGGCCGGCATAATAGCCGGATTATCCCGGAACATGAAAGAACGTGTCGAGTTCGATGACACGAAATGCTGGATAGTCATAAAGAATGTCCGCTTAAGCGATGACTGGAATAAAGAAAGCACGGACATCCTGTTTTTATATGATACGTCAATAAACGACGTAAGCGTTTTTCTGGATTCTGACCTTGAATATATGCGTGATGACAGATGCGAACATATGTTCGAGTTTGACCTGGAGCATAGCGGATGGAAGAAGCTTTGCACATGGGCATATAACGATAAGGCATGCATCGACGACATGAATGAAGTTTTGACAAAAGTGTTATGTATGATGTCACTGCCGTCCATCTGTAGATATCATTGCAAGGCATGAAAGCACGCGCCAGATCGTATGAAAAAGATATTAAGAAATGATGACACCAGAATATTTCAGGAGAAAATGGTGTCTGTAGAGGAAAAATTATCGGATATCGAAAGGCAGAACTATCTGATAAAGCTTCAAAAAGAATTCGCGTTCGCCGGCGCCGTGATACCTTCGGAAATAGTCATAGAAGGCAGGCGCCTGTATTTAAAAAAATTCGTTTTTGAGATGTCTAAGAAAAGAGGAAGCCTGACTTCCGAAGAAATATCAAAGATAGATGAAGCCATATCCATTGCCCGGAAAAAAAGAAAGGAGATAGTGGACAGGCTTACGCGTGAAGACCTCACTGCGGGACAGGCAAAAGAGCTATACGAGAATGCATTAGGTATTAACAGGGCTATCGACACGCTATATATGGCGACCGAGCCGAAGACATCAGTAGATGAGGAAATAAAAAAAGCTAAGATAGAAGAAGGCCGAAGATGGCTGAACATGATCAGGAAGATCTATTCGAGGGAAGAGAAACGAAAAAGGGATTGAGGACAGGATATAAATGAGCTTAAAGAAAAAGACCGGAAAATGCAATCAGTGTGGCAATTGCTGCAGAGATTTTTTCATCGACGTTAATCTTGATCAGGTCACTGACTATGAGTTCATGGACTATATAAAATGGCTTAGCTGCCATATGAACGTTGAAGTAAAGGTAAAGGACCATAAGCGCCGGAAGATAGAGATACAGGTAAAGAACCCGTGTAAGCATCTGGTGGACAATGGTGACGGAACTTATTCATGCGCCATTCAGGAAAATAAGCCGGAAATCTGCAGACATTACCCCGAAGAAGACTATGAGGACGACATCAGCAGTAAATGCGGCTTTAAATTCGTATAAGAGACATTAAAAATATTTATAAACACGAAAATTAATATAACCCAACGAGAGGAAATATGGAAATCTGTAATAAATGTGGTTTACCTAAAGACCTGTGTATATGTGAAGACCTTTCTAAAGAGACGCAAAAAATAAGAGTTTATACAAATACCCGCCGTTTCAAGAAACTGACAACGGTGATAGACGGCATCGATCCGAAGAACGTGAACATTAAAGAGCTCTCCCAAAAATTAAAGACCAAGTTCGCATGCGGCGGCACTATCAAGGATGGCCGCATAGAGCTCCAGGGAGATCATCGGGAAGAGGTCAAAAAACTGCTCGTTTCATATGGCTTTTCTAAAGACCTCATA comes from the Methanooceanicella nereidis genome and includes:
- the yciH gene encoding stress response translation initiation inhibitor YciH, translated to MEICNKCGLPKDLCICEDLSKETQKIRVYTNTRRFKKLTTVIDGIDPKNVNIKELSQKLKTKFACGGTIKDGRIELQGDHREEVKKLLVSYGFSKDLIELKS
- a CDS encoding YkgJ family cysteine cluster protein; this translates as MSLKKKTGKCNQCGNCCRDFFIDVNLDQVTDYEFMDYIKWLSCHMNVEVKVKDHKRRKIEIQVKNPCKHLVDNGDGTYSCAIQENKPEICRHYPEEDYEDDISSKCGFKFV
- a CDS encoding DUF5788 family protein, translated to MKKILRNDDTRIFQEKMVSVEEKLSDIERQNYLIKLQKEFAFAGAVIPSEIVIEGRRLYLKKFVFEMSKKRGSLTSEEISKIDEAISIARKKRKEIVDRLTREDLTAGQAKELYENALGINRAIDTLYMATEPKTSVDEEIKKAKIEEGRRWLNMIRKIYSREEKRKRD